The following proteins come from a genomic window of Pseudomonadota bacterium:
- a CDS encoding adenylate/guanylate cyclase domain-containing protein yields MASQDPDRAPARSSSDRTREIVGSVLERRVRVTLLQMFQVVALLMLVSTLFGVVLMALGRLTGGETTFAMLGVVGVWCWAATRVISAGGAGAWYKRLLWPILLSPTLILMVAAMTRSDGAASVFNGPVTLAYFLCIIVSASLFDRQFTWKVTGVSVAAYLGVYWFLARVGLHRIAGVVAPHDPVFAERIGNETSYVMRAFALVAAGAMVAGLISVAYEIVLEVASVIAEFGTVIDPRVRDLMLAGAVGDEGDERDATVLFADIRGFTTFAEKWEPPRLLRLMKEYFDLMGDPIRSEDGTIIEYIGDEILALFGAPELQPDHAARAGRAALAMQRLLAEQRPRWEAMGYPRIEIGIGLNAGRMLVGRIGSTERQKYGALGDNVNLGSRVQGLTREYGVPIVVTDAWAERAGSGFVLRELDHVQVKGRNNAVTIYALVGVTDESVGAEATALMQSWQVALDALRAEDSAGAREAANACLRLQPDDGPALRLLRKLAPAE; encoded by the coding sequence ATGGCATCTCAGGACCCAGACCGCGCTCCGGCTCGTTCGTCGTCTGACCGCACCCGCGAGATCGTCGGCTCGGTGCTCGAGCGACGGGTACGGGTGACCCTTCTGCAGATGTTCCAGGTGGTGGCGCTGCTCATGCTGGTGAGCACGCTCTTCGGCGTGGTGCTCATGGCGTTGGGGCGTCTCACCGGAGGCGAGACCACCTTCGCGATGCTCGGGGTGGTCGGGGTGTGGTGCTGGGCGGCCACCCGCGTCATCAGCGCGGGCGGTGCGGGGGCCTGGTACAAGCGTCTGCTCTGGCCGATCCTTCTCTCCCCCACGCTCATCTTGATGGTGGCGGCGATGACGCGCAGCGATGGGGCAGCCTCTGTCTTCAATGGTCCTGTCACCCTGGCATACTTCTTGTGCATCATCGTCTCGGCCAGCCTCTTCGACCGCCAGTTCACCTGGAAGGTCACCGGGGTCTCGGTGGCGGCCTACCTGGGCGTCTACTGGTTCCTGGCGCGGGTCGGGCTGCACCGCATCGCGGGGGTGGTCGCGCCGCACGACCCGGTGTTCGCCGAGCGCATCGGCAACGAGACCTCCTACGTGATGCGGGCTTTTGCGCTCGTGGCGGCGGGGGCCATGGTGGCGGGCCTCATCAGCGTGGCCTATGAGATCGTTCTCGAGGTGGCGTCGGTGATCGCCGAGTTCGGTACCGTCATCGATCCCCGCGTGCGCGACCTCATGCTCGCCGGCGCGGTGGGCGACGAGGGGGATGAGCGCGACGCCACGGTGCTCTTCGCCGACATCCGCGGGTTCACCACGTTTGCCGAGAAGTGGGAGCCGCCTCGACTGCTGCGCCTCATGAAGGAGTACTTCGACCTCATGGGCGACCCCATCCGGAGCGAGGACGGCACCATCATCGAGTACATCGGTGACGAGATCCTGGCGCTCTTCGGTGCCCCGGAGCTGCAGCCAGATCACGCTGCCCGCGCGGGTCGCGCGGCCCTCGCCATGCAGCGGCTGCTCGCCGAGCAGCGCCCCCGCTGGGAAGCGATGGGCTACCCGCGCATCGAGATCGGCATCGGGCTCAACGCCGGGCGCATGCTCGTGGGGCGCATCGGCTCGACCGAGCGACAGAAGTACGGCGCCCTGGGCGACAACGTGAACCTCGGCTCTCGCGTGCAGGGCCTGACCCGGGAGTACGGCGTGCCCATCGTGGTCACCGACGCGTGGGCTGAGCGCGCGGGCTCGGGTTTCGTTCTGCGCGAGCTCGATCACGTGCAGGTCAAGGGGCGCAACAACGCTGTCACCATCTACGCGCTCGTCGGAGTGACCGACGAGTCGGTCGGGGCGGAGGCGACGGCGCTGATGCAATCGTGGCAGGTGGCCCTCGACGCCCTGCGGGCCGAAGACAGTGCCGGCGCGCGCGAGGCGGCGAACGCCTGCCTGCGCCTTCAACCGGACGACGGTCCGGCGCTGCGGTTGCTGCGCAAGCTTGCGCCCGCGGAGTAG